DNA from Solanum stenotomum isolate F172 chromosome 3, ASM1918654v1, whole genome shotgun sequence:
AtgttcacaatttttttaatgggtGTATTGATCATACATTTGGAAAAAACAAACTAAAGTGAAAACAATTACTTGTTCATCTCTCATAATTATAgcttattaaaattattgtcaACAAAATAGTATATAGTCCTCGCTAAATCCTATGATTGTCTACAAATAATTACAGAGTTCAacaacatatttatttattttttaaatgaagaGACTATGCACtttttttccaatatttttAGTTGGTCATCATAATTTTATGCCActacatatataaaaacaaacaaattacaCACAAATCAAACAGCTCTAAATACATGTTCTATCCAAATCTGTTTATATCGAATTTtctggacataaaaaataaatgaaccaCAAAAACACGTTAGAGATATACAATCTTTCACTTTGATCATCATCCAActtagaacaatttttttttaaaggaaaattaacttaaataataGTCATTCGTATAATAAAATAGATGATAgatgtataatatatttaattttcgatctagtttttttttatgttcatcCGTTTATTAGGTagtaaaattgaacaaataaaatatttcatctcTTTAAATTACACTCATTAGTCTCAATAAGTCGTAAAACCCCATACATTTTCTACTTGAGGTTGATACGATTAATTAAAGGAAATaacacattttatataattaacttaACTACCTTATACACGAATGAAAatacatttctttcaaaatataaactaaaaatatctAATTCAAAGACTTTattatatctaaataaaatattttgaaagtttaaTAGGCTGAGTAGCAGTTTGAATCCAAtccctagttttttttttttaaaaaaaaacaagtgattatgaaaaaacaaaagaaggtaAAGAAAAAACCAAAATCTCACGTGGGAAAGCACACAAtaaacaaaagaggaaaattAGATGGGGAGGGAAAAACAGGTCATtacataaatacaaatatacaaaataggaaaagaggCTAAAACAGTGCTTCCCTCGCATTTGACAAGTGCTCAAATAAAACGtgaaatggttttttttttcttcttcgtcttcttcgTTCGGATTGTTGTAATctcttttctataaattgatcGGTACCGATTTATTAGGTTTTCACTTCTCTCATGGCAGCAGCAACTACCGGCATTCATCTGAGAGCAGCTCCGGCAAGGACGGCCGAATTAAGGATCGGAGCTCTTATTTCTGTCACTTCGATATCTGACATGCGCTATGAAGGAATTTTAGATGAAATTAACCCTCATAGCCTTGGTCTTCAATATGGTATACATTTTTCTCACTCTTTGCTATATCTGTATGTTTTTATAACGTTGCATTGGTTATTCTTAGTAGTTTATTTTGTGGTTTGATCGGgttgattttgagttgtttttaatttgtataaaactACTGAGAAATGCTCCTTCGCTCACTGAGTATCtgatttactctttttttttgttggatcgGGATGTTTTGATAGCTCTTCATTGGTTATATGTAAggatttttgtgattttgaagcATCAATTTGAGTTGTTTTTGTACAAAACCACAcaaaaatagtcatttcttcattttgatactactttttgttctttttttgtgGTATTTGTATGTTTTGATAACTCTTAATTGATTATCTGGACTGATTCTTAGTGATTTCATGGTTTTGAAGCatcaattttgagtttttttttttgtacaaaacCCCTTTCCTCATTTTGATACTacgttttgttctttttttgttgtatttgtATGTTTTGGTAACTCTTCATTGGTTTTCTGGACTGATTCTTAGTGATTTCATGGTTTTGTGGTTCTATAGCATcgattttgagttgtttttgtATTAAACCACACAAAAATAGTTCTTTCCTCACTTTGATACtactttttgttctttttttgttgtatcTGTATGTTTTGATAACTCTTCATTGGTTTTCTGCACTGATTCTTAGTGACTTCATGGTTTTGTGGTTCTATAGCATcgattttgagttgtttttgtATTAAACCACACAAAAATAGTCTTTTCCTCACTTTGATACtactttttgttctttttgtatgttttgaCAACTCTTCCTTGGTTATCTGGACTAATTCTAAGTGATTTCATGGTTTTGTGGTTCTATAACATCGATTATGAGTTGTTGTTTTTTTGTACAAAACCGCACAGAAATAGTCATTCTCTCACTCTGATActacttttgttctttttttgttggatcAGTATGTTTTGATAACTCTTCATTCTTAAGTGATTTTGTGGTTCTTTGGCGTCGATTTTCAGTTCTTTTTATTCAAAACCACAGAAAAATAGTCCTTTCCTCACTttgatattaatttttgttccttttttgttttgaatctgTGTGTTTTGATAACTCTTCATCAGTTATCTGTATGGATTCTTAGTGGTTTCGTGGTACTATAAACTCATTGTGAGTTGTTTTGTACAAAACCACACAGAAATAGTACTTctcttgttgttgtttttttccaGTTAATATGGCCATTGGGTGATTTTTGGAATTCTGTAGTGATTTTGGTATGTATGTGTGTTGTGAGAGTTTCCGGTGATCAACACTGACAAATTGGATCATCTAGTGACAGCTACCGATACAAATATCATCAGTTATCGTATTTGTTGGTGCTATTATTAAACTTTTGTTGGGAGCATAGACAAAAAAGGCAAAAAGATGTAATTCATCCTAGAAGGGAGAATTAAAGATCAGTTGGTtttgacaaaaaagaagaaaaatcaatcACTTGGTTTACAAGATGGGCGATGTATCTCCTCTAGGAAATAAAAATGGCAAAGAAAGTGTAGACAAGGAAAATATAGGGTAATTGTAAGAAGCTtcacaaaagaaagaaaaaaaagtagtgAAAAGTTACATAGAACTTTTCTTTCACACTACTTTGTTAGGGAAAGCATAAACCCTAACAACACCAAACAACTTGCTAGAGAGGCTACTTAAATTAGTTAAGAATCTTTACAAATTCAATGTTACCTTGGGAGTTCACCAAATTAGGAAGCAAAAACCTTAGTAGggatattttcaattattttaaaaatagtttttagtatattttttttttgtttctactCGAGATAGGGGTATGGTCTGCGTACACTACCCTTTCCAAACACCATTTGTGGAATTTTACTgtgatgttattgttgtttgtagTATTCTTTATTTAGCTCTAAACCCAAACTTCCATTCTCAATTAACGAATGGATCAATGTTCAAAATTTACTTGTATGTCGTAATAGTTCCTCATACTTTGGATCACAGCATTCATTATGGGATGGAGGGAATAACATTTACTATAATTATATTCCTAAATAAGCTCATCTTTCAGTAAGTGCAtatttttagattaagtttCTGAAATTTTCAGTTGTTTTGAAGCTTATCGTCAATATTGAAGTAGAATATGGTTACAAATGtagggaaaaggcataaattcaCCCCCGAACTTAtctcgaaaagtcagttacacatttaaattaatatagtgACCTATTACATACTTCTGCTactaaatattgaatttttttatcgCCTAAGACGTGTAGCACCACTCTCACAATGGAAAGTGTATCACACTTGCGCTACATCAATGCCACGTCACTACCACATCAGATGTCATGTcaaattttggctaaaattCTCCATATTATTcaattgtttcttcttcaatgaaCACCACCATGAAACCACTAGCATTGCCGCCATATTACTACCAAATCTATATATTTCACCATGAAGATCAAAATAGTCACCATAAATTTCACCACCTACGATCAAATCCACCATCGAAAGCATACTATCATCNTCTCCATATTATTcaattgtttcttcttcaatgaaCACCACCATGAAACCACTATCATTGCCGCCATATTACTACCAAATCTATATATTTCACCATGAAAATCAAAATAGTCACCATAAATTTCACCACATACGATCAAATCCACCAGCGAAAGCATACTATCACCATTATCCCCACAATAATGTAAGATCCACAACAAAATTTGACACCCATAATCAAACTCATCACCATCAAAAGGTACAAACCCACCACCAAATATCACTACCACCATTGTCAATATCAATGTTTTCTTCTCCACCACCTTCAACTCCCGCTTCTTTGTCACCCCACGCCAACAAATCcatcattatattttatttttttaactttatcatCAATTTTATCAACCACCAACAAAGTCgaagagaaaaatcaaatataataaaaatggtgaaatcGAATAAGCATTAAAATAGTATATGATTTGGGGTGGGGGAGAGGATTTTGATAGTGGAGGGGGGAGTGGGCTAGGGTGATAgtaaaaagaagattttttacTGTTCAAACgcgctttttttttttttgccacgTCAGTTATAGGgggtaaaaaaattcatttttaaatagtaaagGTGTGTAATAAGTCGTCAGgatagtttaagcgtgtaactgacttttcaaAACAAGTTCAAGGGtgaatttatgccttttcccaCAAATGTTCTCCAATTACTAATTGGAaataaaacacttttttttctggaaagaaattaacaaatatttttgcTGCAAGCAACCAAATAAAGAAAGTGAATCTTTTATGTACTTATCTCCATTTAGTTAAGTAATATGATGATTTCTAATTCCtggattttgttttttgttcatctattaataattttaaatatatctaGTGTAGCTGCTACTGACAGTAATTCAGTTGTTTGTCCAGATTTATGTATTAGTAAGTATTGGAGGCGTAGAACACTCTTCTCATGTTGAATTGTCTTCATATGATCATGTACCCTTTTGATGcataattatataatctatATCTGGCTGCAGTGAAATTCTTTGGGTCGGAAGGACGCTTGAAATATGGCCCTCAGATTCCTGGACGGGACCGAATCTACGATTATATATACTTACGCGGAAGTAACATAAAGGTGAGTTTTTCAGTCATTTGAACATTCAGATAAAATTTGCTAGTTGTTGTTGTACATCAATATGGTGTTAGTTACACGGCCAAAAGAGTTCAGTACAAGTCCTTTGGATAGATGTTGAAAGTGGAGAATATCCCATAATTCTGAAGCAGAACTGCGTTGCGGTATTGGAAGTTTGTGGCAGCCTGTGAGTGACATTGGATGGTGAACATCCTGCATATAtcattttgtttcttaaaaaGAAGACATGATAGAAAAGGTATCCTTTATGTGAAATTAATGCCTTGGAATGAGGAGAAAAAGATGGAGGTTTTTTTGATGAGGAAGAAATCCTTGCATTCTCTACCAGAGCTGGAAGGTTTTCTTAATGTTGAAACATCAACTGAATAAACAGTAGATGCATTTATAGACATTataaaatattctttctttcttccgAAAACATGATCTCGTACTGGatttctctttttcctttaatttgcCTTGAGTTGCCTCAGGATCTGCAGGTTATATCTTCTCCTTCATCTTCAACTACATCTGCTGTACCTGATGATCCTGCCATAATACGGGTATATTTTTCTTATACGGATTAGTTTTTCTGATTACACCCTGGATACTTGTCTAACCTTCTGCATGAAAATCTTTTGCAGCCACGTTTTGGTCACCCCACTCCTACAACTATGGCCTTAACATCTCATGGTGCTGCACAAGTAGCAAATGTTACTACCAGTGCACAGCCCATCCTCCCTGTTACATCATTCCAGTTGAATCAGCCCCGTCCCTGTGACCTATCAGCATCAAGTTCAAGCTTTGGGGGATCATTTCTTCTTCCTCCACCTGCAAATATCAGTAGGCTTGCTGTGCCTAGTTATTGGCCAGGATTAGTTGGGTCCTCAGGAGGAGTTTCTTATTTTCAACACCAATTTCCTCCGCCTCCACCGAGTTTGGTGGCATCACAGGCCCCAGTTCAACAGCAAGCGCAACACCAGAATGTCAATACCTCTGTAGTTGGTGGATCCCGTTATTATGAACACCATCATCCCTTGTTGCTGGGTCATAGTACTGGTTCCCCAACTTCGCTTCCTTCCTTGCTATCTGGCCGACAAGTGACATTTTCTTTGCCAGAAGTAGAACAGTTAGGAGCGAGGCAGTCCTCTCCATCTCAGTCAATGCAGACCGCAAACATAGAAGAAAAGACTGCTATAGCACCGGTAATGGAGCCTCTTCCATCAAATAGCAGTGAAGAAACCTCGGAGTCACTGATGAAACCCACAACTGAAACTGTATGTCCACTCTTTGTCCTTCATCTACTAGTTTGTTCTTCCTCATGATATGATTTGGCCATTTTTAGTAAACAGTTAAGCTGATGTCacccttttttaaaattatgtttcgtGGGTAAACCTAATTTGGTCCTTGTCATTGATCAGTTAAACCATAAATATTGCTGAATGTTGATTAGCAAACAATCAAGTCTATTCTTCCTTCATGAAGTTACTTGTAAACTACattaaagatttttaaaaatgaaggCTGCAAATACTAACCAAAATTGCTCTCAACCCCATGAAACTTAAGATGTAAGCATCTTCCACCCTGGCTTCCGTCATGCTTTAACACTTGACAAAAGCTAGACCATTAGGATAATGTACATGGTAAGCCATAAGCTGACTCCTCCTTCTTTGGAAGTTCTGTTATGTGTTTGTGCTTCCTTCTAATTTTTTGTATCACATTGTCCCAAAACAACACTAGTCAATATTCTTCTACTTGTTTCTCATGTGCTCAACAATACCCTTTCTTTTTTTCCGTTCTTCTTCTACTTGCAGGGATCTACATCATCTCCTCATGATAAAAATCAGTCTGCTCGGGGAAGAGATCAGGTAATTATCTCTTCTGTTTGCGTTTTCATTTAAGCCTACATAGGTATTGATATGAGTCTTAGGGGATGTTTATTTATTGTGCATCAAGTCCCTCATTCGCACAAAGGCCGTTCACTAGGACGGCCAAATGTGGTAACTCAACACACTTGTTTGACTTCTTTGAATTGCTAGTTTAAACTGGTATTTTGGCCTGTTTCTTGTATAGAGATATTGCCTCCATCTCTTGTTTCACTTCCTTGGTGCCAAGCCAAAAATAAAGTTCAAGTATTTTCTGTACCTGCGGCCTCCTGTTTTATCCACATCTCTTAGTCCAAAATTTCATTTACGTCTCACATGTACACTCGCTATTTACCGTGGGTCTTTTTTTGGGCTTCCCACCCGGTGTTGGAGTTCCGACTAAATCTAGATCCAAATAGGCAATGTTTGGATACATATATATCTTGTTTTCCTCtaattaacaactacaaatCTGACCTCATTCCTCTCCCCCTAGTGGAGATCCCCTTTTCCTTTCAAATCCTTTGCACATAGGGAAATGTGAGGGCGATTAGTTTTGctctcttaattattttttaattttttccttgttGGTTTGTTAACAATCTTTCCtgaaaataacttttgtttCCATGTTCAGAATCCCGGTGTCATAAGAAGATTTGAAGTGGAGTTTGATTTCGAGAGAATGAACAAAAAGTTCAACAAGAAAGAAGTTTGGGACATCTTCAGCAACGGTGATGCCAGAGACGTACACCATAGGAAGGTAAGCAAGCTGGTGGAAATTTATACGCTTTCTAATTAAGGTTTGCGATGCTCTGTTGATGTGGTTATTTATTGACTTCTCTCTGTTCTGCAGCCTGTTTACCATAAGGATGAGTTCTTTGACTGTCTTTCTTATGGTCTACCAGAGCATGAATCCATAGTGATGCTCTCTGAACAAATGAGAATAGACAACGAGGTAATGCTGTCCGATATTGTCATTATAAACACTCATCATTTTTTCATTCTATTAAGAGACTTGTTCATGTGTTGCCAGACCTTTGGAGTAGAGATCCCAATAGTCCATCTggatcatgagaatggaccatacTCGTCTAGGACATCTCATGCCTCGACCTCACTTGGTGGCAGAGGACATGGCAATGTGCGTGGTAGTCATCGTGGTCCTGTAAAACAAGTGTGGAGGCGTGTCTCAAAATGAGATTTCATGTTCAATTTTATCTTATGGTAGAAAACTATTCAAAGCTGTAAGGCTTGGTAATTATATTAGTGGTAAATGATCAGCTGATACCATCACTTCCTGAGGAAGAGATAGACATCTTTGCTTTTGCTCTAACTTCTTTTACAAACTTTCTTGACATTCTTGGATGGATCGATGCTTTTGTTAATGGATTATGAGCTGGGTGTAAAATTCGGCGATTTCATGCTATAAGGTTTGAAAAGTAAATGCTGATATTTGAGCTCGATTATAATGGTAATTTGCAAGTGTTGTTGCAAGGTTTAAATCCGAGCTTGCATTTACTGCGTACCGTTACTTGTTAAACTTAGtaatattactttttaaattCTACCTTCATAAGGTAGAGGTAAGTTTACATATAAAACTAATGGTATATTATAGTTTTACATATAATATTCATGCAGACAAACTTTTAGAGAGTGTTTAGATCTCTCTCTGACATGTTCTCCAACTTGGCAACTTAGAGCCTGATAGCAGGGAATTTGCCTAATTTCCATTAAGACTACAAAAAGAAGTTTATAACTTTATatactatattaattaattaaatccttGTTCTTTTTGTTATCTTCCTGGTGGATAAAGAATATAGATGAAATTAAAGCATTATTCTTTTGATTTCATTATTCTGGTGTGTGAATTTACACAAATAGCAGTCTTTTTTTCTCTAGCTagcatatatacaaaaaattaatgaattatactaataaaaaatatatagaagagACAAATCAGACAACGTACATAACGTTTGATTAATAAAGTGTTGTCTGAATAAGCtaattattaaaacaaacaaCATTTACTAACAAACCGCTTCTTGTTGTATGCCTTTGTACTTTAGGATCTCGAGGCTGTTTTTCCtcagaaaaaaattcaataaacttttccaaagagaaaaaaaaaagaaaagtttcaAATGCCATTGAGAATCATTTGTAAAGATAGTACGGTCTCCGTTCCCTTTTATTCATTCATCTTAAAtttgatacatttttttaaaaataataacaattattatgaatattttatcatattaccatattaattaatgtatatgGTTTTACTATCTTAGGTTTTAGACatacaatttgagaaaaaagtaattaaatttgatataatattaaaaattaaaaaattactttaaaatgtGAAGAAGTAAAAGTGAAGAGAGGATGTTTTACTGCTCTAAATTTAAAAGGTATAATCTAATATCAGTTACAAAAGAACCTTTTTTGACTCATATCGCTTTCACCAGTCACTTCCTCCTCAGAGTGAGTGTTCACATTATTGAATAATATATCACTTCCcgtattttttcttttatactgattttaactattttatttgaattgaggcttcatatttttttaaaaaatattactactttTTATGAGATATTAGTCAGGTTTGCTTATATTTTACTcccttaaatataaatttacaCCGAGTATAATATTGTTATTAACTACCGTTGTATGCCTTTTGTATGTTAGAATGATTCAAAGTTTTAgtagaaaattaaattgtttaGGATTTGATATTTAGTTTCTTTAatgtataaattttaggaatcacatcattttaatatgaaattacaatctatccctattTAGTTTGTACTTACATTAATCCCTAAAAATGTAAAACAAACcgaatacataatatgtagctcggatacattataaaataatttagaattaggagagaaataagggattatagagatttttaaaaatataagggAATATTAGAGATAAGGGAAACATAAGACGTGCatttcagtaatttttccaAGGAAAAATTGGAGATATCCCatcttttagtttacttattaccattatcccctataagttttacaaatctccaaaatccctcattttcgcgcatcagattagtgtatctcgcgcatcagatagtgtatcatgtataaaatgtacatcaaattagtgtatctcgcgcatcagatagtgtatcatgtataaaatgtacatcagattagtgtatcatgtataaaatgtaatgtatcttacttaacgattaatgtatctcgcgcatcagattaatgtatcagtgcTTAAATTATTGTATCCATTTTGagagatttctgtaattataaacgtttaagggatagattgtaattttaccttaaaagtatgtgatttctgtaatttttcatGTCTTATTAGAATTTGTAATCTAATTAACATAGaaataacttttcttattttaaaataatgttgAACCTAGAACAAACTTAGGAAGAAAAAGTTGATGAAAAGAGGACAAAGGAGTAAGAACCAAAAACAGATAACCACAATTTTCTGAGGATGTTTCTCGTCACttcacttgtttttttttattaaaaaaaaatagtaatataatataagtattgtttaatatattaagaaaaataataattatttaaaattttattttaaaagaagcGTGCAAAATCTAAAATACTGGTATTATTGTGAAATGAAAACAAATGTTGCATGATTAATGTTGAACACTGTTGAACGGTTGAGCATCTTAAAAGTCATTTACTCATGAAATCTACATGAGTAAATGTTTTCTGTTCACATTAAATCCTATGTTGTACCCCActctaacaaattaaatttttaataatcaCACACATATAAACATAAATTTAGGTACAAAATAGAGTTTTTTGGTAAACAAAATATGACTAAATCAAAGCCTTTTAAATTCCAGTGTACCATAAAAATACTTTATGCGTTAATGTTTTACATATTAGTCCAATTTTTAGATGTCTTAAATTAAAGGGACAACTCAGTACCCTAAAACTTTTGCTATGCACACAGTGGCAGagccaaaattttaaaataagggggttcaaaatctgtagAAATAGATACAAAAAGTAGCCGatggggttcgacatctactatatatacataaaaaattattttaaccatatataattaatgtaaNATTTGGGTA
Protein-coding regions in this window:
- the LOC125860929 gene encoding protein decapping 5-like gives rise to the protein MAAATTGIHLRAAPARTAELRIGALISVTSISDMRYEGILDEINPHSLGLQYVKFFGSEGRLKYGPQIPGRDRIYDYIYLRGSNIKDLQVISSPSSSTTSAVPDDPAIIRPRFGHPTPTTMALTSHGAAQVANVTTSAQPILPVTSFQLNQPRPCDLSASSSSFGGSFLLPPPANISRLAVPSYWPGLVGSSGGVSYFQHQFPPPPPSLVASQAPVQQQAQHQNVNTSVVGGSRYYEHHHPLLLGHSTGSPTSLPSLLSGRQVTFSLPEVEQLGARQSSPSQSMQTANIEEKTAIAPVMEPLPSNSSEETSESLMKPTTETGSTSSPHDKNQSARGRDQNPGVIRRFEVEFDFERMNKKFNKKEVWDIFSNGDARDVHHRKPVYHKDEFFDCLSYGLPEHESIVMLSEQMRIDNETFGVEIPIVHLDHENGPYSSRTSHASTSLGGRGHGNVRGSHRGPVKQVWRRVSK